A window of the Diorhabda carinulata isolate Delta chromosome 1, icDioCari1.1, whole genome shotgun sequence genome harbors these coding sequences:
- the LOC130898833 gene encoding myosuppressin, whose protein sequence is MHLPAMIVSVFGTVLAILLTSVAKASIISCPPSAIQEQMNPSLRQLCFAIEQAVEDMPKQYADRLEERNTNLNDKRQDVDHVFLRFGRRLGL, encoded by the exons ATGCATCTGCCAGCAATGATTGTTTCCGTTTTTGGAACGGTCCTTGCTATCTTATTGACATCTGTTGCGAAAGCATCGATCATAAGCTGCCCACCTAGTGCCATTCAAGAGCAAATGAACCCATCTCTAAGACAACTTTGTTTCGCAATCGAACAGGCTGTTGAAGACATGCCCAAACAGT ATGCCGATAGATTGGAAGAAAGAAATACTAACTTAAATGACAAAAGACAAGATGTTGATCATGTCTTTTTGAGATTCGGGAGAAGATTAGGTTTATAA